The following are encoded together in the Vigna angularis cultivar LongXiaoDou No.4 chromosome 9, ASM1680809v1, whole genome shotgun sequence genome:
- the LOC108320214 gene encoding linoleate 9S-lipoxygenase 1, whose protein sequence is MSNGREMKGTLVLMTKNVLNFNHNVTKADDISTSKIDMHLLGAAGKEGKKTLLEKHPASSSNLGHGQDSLSVTFKLDKNFKTPEAFFIKNSMEYEFFLVSLTLEGNSNDGTIHFVCNSWIYRAQKERIFFVNKSYLPDKTPAFLIKHRKKELESLRGDGKGTRKEHDRVYDYDVYNDLGNPDSKADLARPVLGGSSAYPYPRRGRTGRKATKRDKNSETPSSDTYIPRDENFGHLKSPDFLTYGIKLLSENVITQFKSSSGLRNEFDKFDDIHKLFENGLLHHLPEDVVRNIKEISPTIGERFLKFPTPDVIRVSKSEWMTDDEFGREMLAGVNPCVIQRLQELPPKSKLDASKYGDQTSTITREHLKNNLGKLTVEEALSANRLFILDHHDAFLPYLKKINELPNRECYATRTILFLKDDGTLKPLAIELSQPNPEGDKFGAHSTVILPAQQGVKGTIWLMAKAYVLVNDSNYHQLVTHWLNTHAIIEPFVIATNRNLSVLHPIHKLLSPHYRGTMNVNGIARQSLFNAGGIIEQSFLPGRYALEMSSAAYKNWVFTDQALPNDLVKRGMAIKDQSRPHGVRLVIKDYPYAVDGLEIWSAIETWVKYYVDVYYTDSDVNNDTELRDWWKEVVEKGHGDLKDKPWWPKLKTREDLYQICSIIIWTASGLHAAVNFGQYPYGGYILNRPTLSTRLIPVEGKAEYDEMVENPEKAYLSTFTPEYETLVHLSVIEILSRHASDEVYLGQRDNPNWIDDKSTKALQAFQKFGNKLKEIEDNIKRRNRDSSLRNRNGPVQMPYTVLLPNNEEGLTFRGIPNSISI, encoded by the exons ATGTCAAACGGTCGCGAAATGAAGGGGACACTGGTTTTGATGACGAAGAATGTGTTGAACTTCAATCACAACGTTACAAAAGCTGATGACATCTCCACCTCTAAGATTGACATGCATTTGCTCGGTGCTGCTG GGAAGGAAGGAAAGAAAACCTTGTTGGAGAAACATCCTGCTTCGTCATCAAACTTGGGACATGGACAAGATTCATTAAGTGTTACTTTTAAATTGGATAAGAATTTTAAAACTCCAGAAGCATTTTTCATCAAAAACTCAATGGAATATGAGTTTTTCCTTGTCAGTCTCACCCTCGAAGGCAATTCAAATGACGGAACCATTCACTTTGTTTGCAATTCATGGATTTACAGAGCTCAAAAAGAACGTATTTTCTTTGTCAACAAG AGCTATCTTCCGGATAAAACTCCAGCATTTTTGATAAAGCACAGAAAAAAAGAATTGGAAAGTCTGAGAGGAGATGGAAAAGGAACGCGCAAAGAACATGATAGGGTCTATGATTATGATGTGTATAATGATTTGGGCAACCCAGACTCGAAAGCAGATCTAGCTCGTCCTGTTCTTGGAGGTTCCAGTGCCTATCCATACCCTCGCAGAGGAAGAACTGGCAGAAAAGCAACAAAACGAG ACAAGAACAGTGAGACACCAAGCAGTGACACTTACATTCCGAGAGATGAAAATTTTGGTCACTTGAAGTCGCCAGACTTCCTTACATATGGAATAAAGCTCTTGTCTGAGAATGTCATAACTCAGTTTAAATCTTCTTCTGGTTTAAGGAATGAGTTTGATAAGTTTGATGATATTCATAAACTCTTTGAAAACGGACTGCTTCATCATCTTCCAGAAGACGTAGTCAGAAACATTAAGGAAATTTCCCCCACTATTGGTGAACGGTTCCTTAAGTTTCCAACACCTGATGTCATCAGAG TTAGTAAGTCTGAATGGATGACTGATGATGAATTTGGAAGAGAGATGCTTGCTGGAGTTAATCCTTGCGTAATTCAACGCCTTCAA GAGTTGCCTCCAAAGAGTAAGCTAGATGCTTCTAAGTATGGTGATCAAACTAGCACAATCACCAGAGAACATTTGAAGAACAACCTTGGTAAACTCACCGTTGAAGAG GCACTGAGTGCTAACAGATTGTTCATATTAGATCACCATGATGCATTCTTACCATATCTGAAGAAGATCAATGAACTTCCCAACAGAGAGTGTTACGCCACAAGGACAATCCTTTTCTTGAAAGATGATGGCACATTGAAGCCTTTGGCTATTGAATTAAGTCAACCAAATCCTGAGGGAGATAAGTTTGGTGCTCATAGTACAGTCATCTTGCCTGCACAACAAGGCGTTAAAGGCACAATTTGGCTAATGGCCAAGGCTTATGTTCTCGTAAACGACTCCAATTATCATCAACTCGTGACCCACTG GTTAAACACTCATGCCATAATTGAGCCATTTGTCATAGCAACAAATAGAAATCTCAGTGTGCTCCACCCTATTCATAAACTTCTATCACCACACTATCGTGGCACCATGAATGTTAACGGAATTGCTCGACAATCACTCTTCAACGCAGGTGGCATTATTGAGCAATCTTTTTTGCCTGGTCGTTACGCTTTGGAAATGTCTTCAGCAGCTTACAAGAATTGGGTTTTCACTGATCAAGCCCTTCCTAATGATCTTGTCAAGAG AGGAATGGCAATTAAGGATCAATCTCGCCCCCATGGAGTTCGTCTTGTGATAAAAGACTACCCTTATGCTGTTGATGGACTAGAGATTTGGAGTGCTATAGAGACATGGGTTAAGTACTATGTCGACGTGTATTACACTGACAGTGATGTTAATAATGACACTGAACTCAGAGACTGGTGGAAGGAAGTTGTTGAGAAGGGTCACGGTGACTTAAAAGATAAGCCATGGTGGCCTAAGTTGAAAACTCGTGAAGATCTGTATCAAATTTGCAGTATTATCATATGGACTGCTTCAGGTCTGCATGCAGCTGTTAATTTTGGACAATACCCTTATGGAGGCTATATCCTAAACCGTCCAACTCTAAGCACAAGATTAATCCCGGTAGAAGGAAAAGCAGAATATGATGAGATGGTAGAGAATCCTGAAAAGGCTTATTTGAGTACATTTACACCTGAGTACGAGACTCTTGTTCACCTTTCAGTGATAGAGATATTGTCAAGACATGCTTCTGATGAGGTATACCTTGGACAGAGGGACAATCCAAATTGGATTGATGACAAAAGCACAAAGGCTCTTCAAGCCTTCCAAAAGTTTGGAAACAAGCTGAAGGAAATTGAAGATAACATCAAAAGGAGGAACAGAGATTCAAGTCTTAGAAACCGTAATGGACCAGTTCAGATGCCTTACACTGTGCTTCTTCCTAACAATGAGGAAGGTCTCACTTTCAGAGGAATTCCCAACAGCATATCTATCTAA
- the LOC108320213 gene encoding seed linoleate 9S-lipoxygenase-3, with the protein MFSGIQGLLNRSKKLKGSVVLMHKNVLDINAIKSAKSATGILRGAAGVVSDLVGNSVDTLTCCVGRSVALWLISATAADGNGHGKVGKKTYLEGIITSIPTLGAGQCAFDIHFEWDSDMGIPGAFLIQNHMQLEFFLVSLTLEDIPNHGTMHFSCNSWLYNYKNYEKDRIFFANETYIPSETPGPLVSYREAELQTLRGNGTGKRKECDRIYDYDVYNDLGKPDSSENLARPVLGGSVTYAYPRRGRTGRKPTKKDPNSEKPSDNFYVPRDENFGHLKSSDFLTYGVKAVSRNFLPLLRSSFDLNFTPNEFDSFEDVRNLCEGGVKLHTDLLCKISPLPVLKEIFRTDGESVLKFSVPHVIRVSKSAWMTDEEFAREMIAGVNPCLITCLKEFPPQSNLDPSIYGDQSSKITKQHLEINLEGFTVDKAIEGKRLFILDHHDVFMPFLTRLNELKTTKAYATRTILFLKDDGTLKPLVIELSLPNSVEQRRGSISKVILPANLGVESTIWLLAKAHVIVNDSCYHQLISHWLNTHAVIEPFVISTNRNLSVLHPIYKLLFPHYRDTMNINALARESLINAEGVIEQSFLGGKYAMEISSAAYKNWVFPDQALPTDLIKRGMAIKDSSSPNGLRLVIKDYPYAVDGLEIWNAIETWVREYVLLYYVTDDAVKKDIELEAWWKEVVEKGHGDLKDKAWWPKLHTREELIRSCSTIIWIASAFHAAVNFGQYPYGGFILNRPTLSRRLIPEKGTPEYEEMAKNPQKAYLRTITPKYQALVDLSVIEILSRHASDEVYLGQRDNPNWTSDSRAIEAFKKFGKRLEEIETKISERNHDPNLKNRTGPAELPYTLLLPTSETGLTFRGIPNSISI; encoded by the exons ATGTTTTCAGGGATTCAAGGGCTGTTGAACAGAAGCAAGAAGTTGAAGGGAAGTGTGGTGTTGATGCATAAGAATGTGCTGGATATCAACGCCATTAAGTCAGCTAAAAGCGCCACCGGTATCCTCCGCGGCGCCGCCGGTGTCGTCAGTGATCTGGTGGGAAACTCAGTCGACACTCTCACTTGCTGTGTGGGACGATCTGTGGCTCTCTGGTTGATCAGCGCCACCGCTGCCGATG GAAATGGACATGGAAAAGTGGGAAAGAAGACATATCTGGAAGGAATTATTACCTCGATACCAACTTTGGGAGCTGGCCAATGTGCATTTGATATTCATTTTGAATGGGACAGTGACATGGGAATTCCTGGAGCCTTTTTAATACAAAATCATATGCAACTTGAGTTCTTCCTTGTCAGTTTAACTCTTGAAGATATTCCTAATCATGGAACCATGCACTTTTCTTGTAACTCATGGCTTTACAACTATAAAAATTACGAAAAGGATCGAATTTTCTTTGCCAACGAG ACATATATTCCAAGTGAAACACCAGGACCACTAGTGAGTTACAGAGAAGCAGAATTGCAGACTCTAAGAGGAAATGGAACAGGAAAACGTAAGGAATGTGACAGAATTTATGATTACGATGTTTACAATGATTTGGGCAAACCCGACAGCAGTGAAAACCTTGCTCGCCCAGTTCTTGGAGGATCTGTCACTTATGCCTACCCTCGAAGAGGAAGAACTGGTAGAAAACCTACCAAAAAAG ATCCCAACAGTGAGAAACCGAGCGATAATTTTTACGTTCCAAGAGATGAAAATTTCGGTCATTTGAAGTCATCCGACTTCCTTACTTATGGGGTAAAAGCTGTATCTCGAAACTTCTTGCCACTGCTCAGATCTTCATTTGATCTGAATTTCACACCAAATGAGTTTGATAGCTTCGAAGATGTACGTAATCTATGTGAAGGTGGAGTTAAACTGCATACCGATCTACTCTGCAAAATTAGCCCTTTACCTGTGCTCAAAGAAATCTTTCGCACAGATGGTGAAAGCGTCCTCAAGTTTTCAGTGCCTCATGTAATCAGAG TTAGTAAGTCTGCATGGATGACCGATGAAGAATTTGCAAGAGAGATGATTGCAGGTGTAAATCCTTGCTTGATTACCTGTCTAAAA GAGTTTCCACCTCAAAGCAATTTGGATCCCTCCATCTATGGTGATCAATCCAGTAAAATAACTAAGCAACACTTGGAGATTAACCTTGAAGGGTTCACAGTAGATAAGGCAATTGAAGGCAAGAGACTGTTCATATTAGATCACCATGATGTGTTTATGCCGTTTTTGACAAGGCTAAACGAATTAAAAACTACAAAGGCTTATGCCACGAGGACAATCCTTTTCTTGAAAGATGATGGGACCTTAAAGCCATTGGTCATCGAATTAAGTTTGCCAAATTCAGTTGAACAACGACGTGGTTCCATCAGTAAAGTGATATTGCCCGCAAACCTTGGAGTTGAAAGTACAATTTGGCTGCTAGCCAAGGCTCATGTTATTGTGAATGATTCCTGCTATCATCAGCTCATAAGCCACTG GTTGAATACTCATGCTGTAATCGAACCCTTTGTCATATCAACAAACAGAAATCTCAGTGTTCTTCACCCTATTTATAAACTTCTATTTCCTCATTATCGTGACACAATGAATATCAATGCACTTGCTCGAGAATCACTAATCAATGCTGAGGGGGTTATAGAGCAATCCTTTTTGGGTGGAAAATATGCAATGGAGATATCTTCGGCAGCTTACAAAAATTGGGTGTTTCCTGACCAAGCCTTACCTACTGATCTTATAAAGAG AGGCATGGCTATTAAGGATTCATCTTCTCCAAATGGTCTTCGTCTTGTGATAAAGGACTACCCGTATGCTGTTGATGGATTAGAGATATGGAACGCAATCGAGACATGGGTCCGTGAATATGTCTTGTTGTATTATGTTACAGATGATGCAGTTAAAAAGGATATTGAACTTGAAGCTTGGTGGAAAGAAGTTGTTGAAAAAGGTCATGGTGACTTAAAAGATAAGGCATGGTGGCCTAAATTACACACTCGTGAAGAGCTGATTCGATCTTGTAGTACCATCATATGGATTGCTTCAGCTTTTCATGCAGCAGTTAATTTTGGACAATATCCTTATGGTGGCTTTATCCTGAATCGTCCAACTCTAAGCAGAAGATTGATTCCAGAAAAGGGAACTCCAGAATATGAAGAGATGGCAAAGAATCCTCAAAAGGCTTATTTGAGAACAATTACACCAAAGTATCAGGCTCTTGTTGACCTTTCAGTGATAGAGATATTATCAAGACATGCCTCTGATGAGGTGTACCTTGGACAGAGGGACAATCCAAATTGGACCTCTGATTCAAGGGCCATAGAAGCCTTTAAAAAGTTTGGAAAAAGGCTAGAAGAGATTGAGACAAAAATCTCAGAAAGGAATCATGATCCAAATCTTAAAAATCGAACTGGGCCAGCTGAATTGCCTTACACTTTGCTTCTTCCTACTAGTGAAACGGGGTTGACTTTTAGAGGAATTCCCAACAGCATCTCTATCTGA